The following coding sequences lie in one Vibrio toranzoniae genomic window:
- a CDS encoding extracellular solute-binding protein: protein MNKLILAGVLSATAAMPAFATTQITWWHAMGGQLGETVNKIATDFNASQDDYEITPIYKGSYTETLTAGIAAYRAGEAPNILQVFDAGAATIMNAKGVAKPVQDILVESGYSFDSNDYLAGVRNFYADNEGKMVGMPFNSSTPVLYYNKDLLSEVGVDAPKTYEELEVVAKKLKAEGHIAFSQSLTPWIMFENFKSRHNLPVSDQNNGYDGLSTKIMFNTKDMMMHVSKMKEWSDLGYYKYYGSDWDANQTPFERQEVAMWMGSSGSFGGLRSRVSFELGTTYLPYWKSVNPDAGLTFIGGAALFALNGHKPQQDKGVAAFFDYLTKPETQVYWHKTTGYVPVTTAAYDLAKESGYYNEQPDAEVGVKQLSLKSGEWTKGYRLGYYPQIREVMHREFDNIFADRSSVKNSLDKVEDESSKLLKRFARTMN from the coding sequence ATGAATAAGCTAATTTTAGCAGGCGTTCTTTCGGCAACAGCAGCAATGCCAGCTTTCGCAACGACTCAAATCACTTGGTGGCATGCAATGGGCGGCCAACTTGGAGAAACCGTCAATAAAATTGCGACAGACTTTAACGCATCACAAGACGATTACGAGATCACGCCAATCTACAAGGGGTCATACACTGAGACCTTAACAGCGGGCATTGCAGCATATCGAGCAGGTGAAGCACCAAATATTCTACAAGTTTTCGATGCGGGTGCAGCAACCATCATGAACGCTAAAGGCGTCGCGAAACCAGTACAAGATATTCTGGTTGAGTCTGGCTACAGCTTTGATTCGAACGATTACCTAGCGGGGGTTCGTAACTTCTACGCTGATAACGAAGGCAAAATGGTCGGGATGCCTTTCAATAGTTCTACCCCGGTTCTGTACTACAACAAAGATCTTCTTTCCGAAGTCGGTGTCGATGCACCCAAAACATATGAAGAATTAGAAGTAGTGGCTAAGAAACTGAAAGCAGAAGGTCATATTGCATTCTCTCAATCTCTAACACCATGGATCATGTTCGAAAACTTTAAGTCACGCCATAACCTACCAGTATCAGACCAGAACAACGGCTATGACGGCTTATCAACTAAAATCATGTTCAACACCAAAGACATGATGATGCACGTTAGCAAGATGAAAGAGTGGTCAGATCTAGGCTACTACAAATATTACGGTAGCGATTGGGATGCGAACCAAACCCCTTTCGAACGTCAAGAAGTGGCAATGTGGATGGGCTCTTCAGGCTCGTTCGGTGGTTTACGTAGCCGCGTATCTTTCGAGTTAGGCACCACTTACCTCCCATACTGGAAATCGGTCAACCCGGATGCTGGCTTAACCTTCATTGGTGGTGCTGCTCTGTTTGCTCTCAATGGTCACAAACCGCAACAAGACAAAGGTGTCGCGGCGTTTTTTGATTACCTGACCAAACCTGAAACTCAAGTTTACTGGCACAAAACAACTGGCTATGTACCTGTCACAACAGCCGCTTATGACTTAGCGAAAGAGTCTGGTTACTACAACGAGCAACCTGACGCCGAAGTGGGTGTTAAGCAGCTAAGCCTAAAATCTGGCGAATGGACTAAGGGTTACCGCTTAGGTTATTACCCACAGATTCGTGAAGTAATGCACCGTGAGTTCGACAACATCTTCGCTGACCGCTCTAGCGTCAAAAACAGCTTAGATAAAGTCGAAGATGAAAGCAGCAAGTTACTGAAACGCTTCGCTCGTACGATGAACTAA
- a CDS encoding ABC transporter permease subunit, with amino-acid sequence MEQRQQFFHSPLPYLFLAPQILIIAVFFIYPAAKAVYLSFMLEDPWGTSSIFVWFENYQMLFESSEYLSSIGFTLMFAIVVSFLSLALALLLAVKADNIIHGQGAYKVTLTWVYAVAPAIAGVIGAFLFNPHIGVFTEIFAVVGWDFSFQTDPVDATFALVLVSVWKQVSVNFIYFLAGLQSISYAVKEAAMLDCVSDSKRFWTITFPLLAPTGFFLLVINLTYSFFETFGVIDTMTNGGPGGATTSLVYKVYRDGFVGADLGGSSAQSVVLLLLVLTLTFIQFRVVEKRVHY; translated from the coding sequence GTGGAACAACGTCAACAATTCTTTCACTCTCCGTTGCCTTACTTATTTTTAGCGCCTCAGATACTCATCATTGCGGTTTTCTTTATCTACCCAGCGGCAAAGGCGGTTTACCTTTCATTTATGTTAGAAGATCCTTGGGGCACTTCCTCCATCTTTGTGTGGTTCGAAAACTACCAAATGCTATTCGAATCGAGTGAGTATCTGAGCTCAATTGGTTTCACCTTAATGTTCGCGATTGTGGTCTCTTTCTTATCGCTTGCCTTAGCGCTGCTGCTCGCCGTAAAAGCCGACAACATCATTCACGGACAAGGCGCTTACAAAGTCACGCTCACTTGGGTTTATGCGGTTGCTCCTGCAATCGCAGGCGTAATTGGTGCTTTCTTGTTTAACCCACACATTGGCGTGTTCACTGAAATATTTGCCGTGGTGGGTTGGGACTTCAGCTTCCAGACCGATCCTGTGGATGCCACGTTTGCTCTGGTTTTGGTTTCAGTATGGAAACAAGTCTCAGTAAATTTCATCTATTTTCTAGCAGGCCTTCAGTCTATCTCTTACGCGGTAAAAGAAGCTGCAATGCTAGACTGTGTCAGCGACTCGAAACGCTTCTGGACCATTACCTTTCCATTACTCGCACCTACTGGATTTTTCCTGTTGGTCATCAACCTCACCTACTCGTTCTTTGAAACCTTTGGCGTGATAGACACCATGACCAATGGCGGCCCAGGCGGCGCCACAACCTCACTAGTGTACAAGGTGTATCGCGATGGCTTTGTTGGCGCTGATTTGGGCGGCAGCTCGGCACAATCGGTTGTGTTGTTGCTGTTGGTACTGACGCTCACTTTTATCCAGTTTCGCGTTGTAGAAAAGCGTGTTCATTACTAG
- the ugpE gene encoding sn-glycerol-3-phosphate ABC transporter permease UgpE, producing the protein MKSNKITDHLILIAGMLFMLVPIWLIFASSTHNPNTIVSDGLQWLPGDNFAAIYSEAWNKSMGFSGEVTASKMIANSMIMGLGFAIGKIIISMMAAFALVYFRLPYATAWFWLIFVTLLLPLEVRIIPSYEVVAGLGLLNSYTGLILPLIASATATFFFRQFFKTIPDELLEAAQLDNAGPFRFFVDILLPLSKTMIAAIFIIMFVVGWNQYLWPIMMTTDEGYNTIVMGIKQVLNNINETSLPRYDYVFAMVILAMLPPVLVVIVFQRWFVKGLVESEK; encoded by the coding sequence ATGAAAAGTAATAAGATCACTGACCACCTAATTTTAATTGCTGGCATGCTGTTTATGTTGGTCCCAATCTGGCTGATATTCGCCAGTTCGACCCATAACCCAAACACCATTGTCAGCGATGGTTTGCAGTGGTTACCGGGCGATAACTTTGCGGCTATATATAGCGAAGCTTGGAACAAGAGCATGGGCTTTAGTGGTGAAGTCACCGCCAGCAAGATGATCGCCAACTCGATGATCATGGGGCTAGGTTTTGCGATTGGTAAGATCATCATTTCAATGATGGCGGCATTTGCTTTGGTCTACTTCCGGCTTCCCTACGCGACAGCTTGGTTTTGGTTGATCTTCGTAACCCTGCTACTGCCACTAGAGGTTCGTATTATCCCGTCTTATGAGGTTGTCGCTGGGCTTGGGCTGCTCAATAGCTATACCGGCTTGATTCTGCCTTTGATTGCCTCTGCCACTGCAACATTCTTTTTCAGGCAGTTCTTCAAAACGATTCCCGACGAACTGCTCGAAGCCGCTCAGTTAGATAACGCAGGCCCATTTCGATTCTTTGTCGATATCTTACTGCCGCTGTCTAAGACCATGATCGCCGCGATCTTCATCATCATGTTTGTGGTGGGTTGGAACCAGTACTTGTGGCCGATCATGATGACAACAGATGAAGGTTACAACACGATCGTGATGGGTATTAAACAAGTACTCAACAACATCAATGAAACCAGTTTACCGCGCTACGACTATGTTTTCGCCATGGTTATTTTAGCCATGTTGCCACCTGTTTTAGTGGTGATTGTATTTCAACGTTGGTTTGTAAAAGGGCTAGTAGAAAGTGAAAAATAA
- the ugpC gene encoding sn-glycerol-3-phosphate ABC transporter ATP-binding protein UgpC: protein MKNNNKKILIKDNRIQSLDEYKTSHQTSHQKTEDTSMSIHNQAGKGHKHNQPVMLGLKSLVKTYENGHRAVKDVSLDIDKGEFLVLVGPSGCGKSSILRSIAGLESISGGEIHLGGRRVDNEKPAQRDIAMVFQNYALYPHMTVYKNLAYGLKNRGVSQHIIEEKIERVAKTLKIEEYLDRKPAKLSGGQRQRVAMGRAIVRDPQLFLFDEPLSNLDASLRAHMRLEIKKLQRELGVTSVYVTHDQVEAMTLADRIVVLNKGQIEQVGTPKEVYHQPASTFVASFIGSPAMNFLSATIDDGYLEIGDQQMYLPEYAHVKNTAITLGIRPEHSDVCADLVMNTLPLELRINVVEPLGPNQLVHGLVNEQPFIAVTPETTLCQAVPLGLSIDKSNLHIFDSHGKRIHPNNVTSQEPHEDAISLTTALA from the coding sequence GTGAAAAATAATAACAAAAAGATTCTGATCAAAGACAATCGCATTCAATCACTCGATGAGTACAAGACATCTCACCAAACAAGTCACCAAAAAACGGAGGACACTTCGATGTCAATTCATAATCAAGCGGGCAAAGGACATAAGCACAATCAACCAGTCATGTTAGGTCTTAAGAGTTTGGTAAAGACCTACGAAAATGGTCACCGCGCTGTCAAAGATGTCTCGCTTGATATCGATAAGGGTGAGTTCCTTGTATTGGTTGGCCCTTCTGGTTGTGGAAAATCTTCTATCCTACGTTCTATTGCTGGCCTGGAAAGCATCTCTGGTGGTGAAATTCACTTGGGTGGTCGCCGTGTTGATAACGAAAAGCCAGCTCAACGTGATATCGCAATGGTCTTTCAGAACTATGCGCTCTACCCACACATGACTGTGTATAAGAATCTGGCTTATGGTTTGAAAAATCGCGGCGTCAGCCAGCATATTATCGAAGAAAAAATTGAGAGGGTCGCCAAAACGCTGAAAATCGAAGAATACCTAGACCGTAAACCCGCCAAGCTATCCGGTGGTCAACGCCAACGTGTTGCAATGGGACGAGCGATCGTCCGCGACCCACAACTGTTCTTATTTGATGAGCCTCTGTCCAACCTAGATGCATCGCTGCGTGCACACATGAGGTTAGAAATTAAAAAGCTACAGCGCGAACTCGGTGTCACCAGTGTTTACGTGACTCATGATCAAGTTGAAGCCATGACTTTGGCAGATAGAATAGTGGTTCTCAACAAAGGCCAGATTGAACAAGTTGGTACGCCAAAAGAAGTCTACCACCAGCCTGCTAGTACCTTTGTTGCAAGCTTCATTGGCAGCCCTGCGATGAACTTTTTATCAGCCACAATCGACGACGGTTATCTTGAAATTGGCGATCAACAGATGTATTTACCCGAGTACGCCCACGTAAAAAATACAGCTATCACGCTTGGTATTCGCCCAGAACACTCTGATGTTTGCGCAGACTTGGTCATGAACACGCTGCCGCTTGAATTACGTATCAACGTCGTTGAGCCTTTAGGACCAAACCAATTAGTTCATGGCCTTGTCAACGAACAACCATTTATCGCAGTAACACCCGAGACGACCCTATGCCAAGCGGTACCGCTCGGGTTGAGTATTGATAAATCCAACCTGCATATTTTTGACAGTCATGGCAAACGCATTCACCCGAATAACGTCACATCACAGGAGCCACACGAAGATGCGATAAGCTTAACGACGGCTCTAGCGTAA
- a CDS encoding glycerophosphodiester phosphodiesterase family protein, translated as MSSIIVGHRGVAGTHPENTKASIEQAAKLGLKWIEVDIQPTQDDQLVVCHDHTLERCSDGKGRVDEHTLAELRQLDFGSWKSEQFAGEKILTLEELLALVEQHSLSVNLEIKVDSRHQAPHVVDLLHDELIRSNLDTDKILLSSFSHQVITEIARHLPRYRVGVITEQLTQADLMLINEVKAFSCHMNYKHVNQSNLDTLNEANIQTWCYTVNDPSRFKFLSNVDAIFTDFPNKFSSIN; from the coding sequence ATGTCGTCTATCATCGTAGGTCATCGTGGGGTAGCAGGTACTCACCCAGAAAATACCAAAGCAAGCATTGAGCAAGCAGCTAAGCTCGGTTTGAAATGGATTGAAGTAGATATTCAACCAACCCAGGATGATCAACTTGTGGTTTGCCATGATCACACTCTGGAGCGCTGTAGCGATGGCAAAGGGCGTGTTGATGAACACACCCTTGCAGAACTGCGTCAGCTCGATTTTGGCAGTTGGAAGTCTGAACAGTTCGCTGGAGAAAAAATACTTACATTGGAAGAGTTGCTCGCGCTTGTTGAGCAACATAGTCTTAGCGTCAACCTAGAAATTAAAGTCGATAGCCGACATCAGGCGCCTCATGTGGTTGATCTATTGCACGATGAGTTAATTCGCTCAAACCTAGACACCGATAAGATCTTGCTATCTAGCTTCAGCCACCAGGTTATAACGGAGATAGCTCGTCACTTACCGAGATACCGAGTTGGAGTGATCACAGAGCAACTGACTCAAGCTGATTTGATGCTGATTAATGAGGTCAAAGCGTTCAGCTGTCACATGAATTATAAGCACGTTAATCAGAGCAATCTCGATACACTCAACGAAGCAAACATTCAAACCTGGTGCTACACCGTAAACGATCCGTCTCGCTTCAAATTTCTCTCAAACGTGGACGCGATATTTACTGATTTTCCTAACAAATTCAGCTCTATAAATTGA